One genomic window of Pecten maximus chromosome 3, xPecMax1.1, whole genome shotgun sequence includes the following:
- the LOC117324076 gene encoding protein mab-21-like 3: protein MDNTILNHFYENNVKMRRDETKRVTKEVLPLVDELLRYVNQRDSRFLIPTVKVGSYHTHLKVERPDEFDFSVIVDVGKLYWSNKFCPRNYDFDKSKKNIESTAIALPNPPAGQCFIEYGSLVARWDSERLNDGGASMTFNNDIVPIKVKRRFKALIAEAVNQPKMRNRVTADRMSDSPAITLSITFPNISYPISIDLCPMIEASVEFKNEFNWPMPIQDREWPSDQKISCIKDIGIHVVAKAPFYWTLSFAACEKELLESIDENGTCRRKCLRILKTLKEKTWCNHNARKGLTSYHLKNVLFWECEYHPLDTEWQQELLATRVESMTYRLLGYLQRGNLPLYFHTGVNLLSSKDKDVLQQEMNNIVTFLNHPRLYLRG from the coding sequence ATGGATAACACAATTCTGAACCATTTTTATGAGAATAATGTGAAAATGAGACGTGACGAAACAAAGAGGGTTACTAAAGAGGTGTTACCACTGGTGGACGAGTTACTAAGGTATGTTAATCAGAGAGACAGCCGATTTCTGATCCCAACAGTGAAGGTTGGGAGCTACCACACACATCTCAAAGTAGAGAGGCCAGACGAGTTTGATTTCAGTGTAATCGTCGATGTAGGGAAACTGTATTGGTCAAACAAATTTTGTCCAAGAAACTATGACTTTGATAAATCTAAGAAAAATATAGAGAGCACGGCGATTGCTCTACCAAACCCTCCTGCTGGCCAATGTTTCATTGAATATGGCAGTCTAGTAGCAAGGTGGGATTCCGAAAGACTTAACGATGGTGGAGCGAGCATGACGTTTAATAACGATATAGTGCCGATCAAAGTTAAGAGAAGATTCAAGGCTCTTATAGCCGAGGCGGTGAACCAGCCGAAGATGAGAAACCGTGTCACGGCAGATCGTATGTCTGATTCCCCAGCAATAACACTTTCCATAACATTTCCGAATATTAGCTATCCAATCAGCATTGATTTGTGCCCCATGATTGAAGCAAGTGTggaatttaaaaatgaattcaatTGGCCAATGCCAATACAAGACCGAGAATGGCCGTCAGATCAAAAGATTTCCTGTATCAAGGATATCGGGATACATGTTGTAGCCAAGGCGCCATTTTATTGGACATTGTCTTTTGCTGCATGTGAAAAGGAGCTTCTGGAAAGCATCGACGAAAACGGGACATGCAGGAGGAAATGCCTTCGTATTCTGAAGactttaaaagaaaaaacatgGTGCAATCATAATGCCAGAAAAGGTCTAACATCATACCACCTGAAGAACGTGCTGTTCTGGGAGTGTGAGTATCACCCATTAGATACCGAATGGCAGCAGGAACTATTGGCGACCCGTGTGGAGTCAATGACGTATCGTCTGCTGGGTTATCTCCAGAGGGGAAATCTTCCACTGTACTTCCATACCGGGGTTAATCTGCTCTCCAGCAAGGATAAAGACGTACTGCAGCAGGAAATGAACAATATCGTGACTTTTCTCAATCACCCGAGACTATATTTGCGTGGGTAA
- the LOC117324078 gene encoding protein mab-21-like 3, translating to MDNTILNHFYENDVKMRRDETKRVTKEVLPLVDELLRYVNQRDSRFLIKTEKVGSYHTHLKVKRPDEFDFSVVVDVGKLYWSNSYPRNYGFDEFKKNIESKAIALPNPPTGQCFTKIGSLVARWDSEGLNDGGASMTFNNDIVPIKVKRRFKALVAEAVNQPKMRNRVTADRLSESPAITLSITLPNISYPISIDLCPMIEARLEFKNEFNWPRLGIQWPSGDKISCIKDIGIHEVAKAPFYWTLSFAACEKELLESIDENGTCRRKCLRILKTLKEKIWCTDNARKGLTSYHLKNVLFWECEDHPFDTEWQQELLATRVRTMIYRLLGYLQRGNLPLYFHTGVNLLSSKDKDVLQQVANNIKSFVEQPKKYL from the coding sequence ATGGATAACACAATTCTGAACCATTTTTATGAGAATGATGTGAAAATGAGACGTGACGAAACAAAGAGGGTTACTAAAGAGGTGCTACCACTTGTGGACGAGTTACTAAGGTATGTTAATCAGAGAGACAGCCGATTTCTGATAAAAACAGAGAAAGTTGGGAGCTACCACACACATCTCAAAGTAAAGAGGCCTGACGAGTTTGATTTCAGTGTAGTCGTCGATGTAGGGAAACTGTATTGGTCAAACTCTTATCCAAGAAACTATGGCTTTGAtgaatttaagaaaaatataGAGAGCAAGGCAATTGCTCTACCAAACCCTCCTACTGGTCAATGTTTCACTAAAATTGGCAGTCTAGTAGCAAGGTGGGATTCCGAAGGACTTAACGATGGTGGAGCGAGCATGACGTTTAATAACGATATAGTGCCGATCAAAGTTAAGAGAAGATTCAAGGCTCTTGTAGCCGAGGCGGTGAACCAGCCGAAGATGAGAAACCGTGTCACGGCAGATCGTTTGTCGGAGTCCCCAGCAATAACACTTTCTATAACACTTCCGAATATTAGCTATCCAATCAGCATTGATTTGTGCCCCATGATTGAAGCCAGACTggaatttaaaaatgaattcaatTGGCCAAGACTGGGTATTCAATGGCCGTCAGGTGACAAGATTTCCTGTATCAAGGATATCGGGATACATGAAGTAGCCAAAGCGCCATTTTATTGGACATTGTCTTTTGCTGCATGTGAAAAGGAGCTTCTAGAAAGCATCGACGAAAACGGGACATGCAGGAGGAAATGCCTTCGTATTCTGAagacattgaaagaaaaaatatggTGCACTGATAATGCCAGAAAAGGTCTAACATCATACCACCTGAAGAACGTACTGTTCTGGGAGTGTGAGGATCACCCATTCGATACCGAATGGCAGCAGGAACTTCTGGCCACCCGGGTGAGGACAATGATATATCGTTTGTTGGGTTATCTCCAGAGAGGGAATCTTCCGCTGTACTTCCATACCGGGGTCAATCTGCTCTCCAGCAAGGATAAAGACGTACTGCAGCAGGTAGCAAATAATATCAAGTCATTTGTTGAGCAGCCAAAGAAATATTTGTAG